One Megachile rotundata isolate GNS110a chromosome 5, iyMegRotu1, whole genome shotgun sequence genomic region harbors:
- the LOC100875421 gene encoding HIG1 domain family member 1A, mitochondrial, with translation MDKRYINAEPMEIPEEAIRQTLENEQGFGDRLYTQIQRAPFAAAGLLGLSIVCGIGAYKWKTRTIPPQLFLIQLRVAAQSTALGFITIGLAYQMYKNYVNKEKPT, from the exons ATGGATAAAAGATACATAAACGCTGAACCAATGGAAATTCCTGAAGAGGCTATTAGACAAACATTAGAAAATGagcaaggatttggagatagaCTATATACACAGATCCAACGAGCACCATTTGCTGCAGCTG gTTTGTTAGGTTTAAGTATAGTATGTGGTATAGGTGCCTATAAGTGGAAGACAAGGACTATACCACCTCAATTGTTCTTGATACAGCTGAGAGTTGCAGCCCAGTCTACTGCATTAGGATTTATAACTATAGGACTGGCATATCagatgtataaaaattatgttaataaaGAAAAACCTACCTAA
- the LOC100875873 gene encoding uncharacterized protein LOC100875873 isoform X4, with protein MAEESDRSQLPPGWECRYDIRSGRPYFINHFNRTTTWEDPRVRYWQYSQYIQSQNSMALSSATTITSQDIPMQTGGNGSGGHIGYTGAHRAPQIYPTPSPYHNPQLAFLPPSLQELKTPLSLKSVSAMTNRLGDMTLGSPTPIKNMETSLTQNTDSELQVAKINAMFPTVSETHIRLLLKKYLKNVFPKVEETMLLDILEQSDNNVQKASEKLIDLGYEKRNPTAPRSLTKRKEEEQMKTVQNAPTPPPRMKSLEEKNKIKVRLMEKYKSVPERVIMLAMDSVDYDEEKAIHILDIMVTEEATRPLCTSSQSSRSDERKDSPPITEAVKLTASPIKKVVKDVESEKSKRSKNKIEIPKVSRGTSTTEDNEYKSPYLTKPVGPNPDLPKGANNDLLLPDYAPWSGPDPNLLTKETFGKIKSKGRDTNLITPNRCIAKGPNPELRKGPLRGLTQGSIYSQRNMSNTESRGK; from the exons ATGGCTGAGGAAAGTGACAGGAGTCAATTGCCACCCGGCTGGGAATGCAGATATGATATACGAAGTGGTCGTCC atattttataaatcattttaatCGTACAACAACATGGGAAGATCCGAGAGTAAGATATTGGCAGTATTCTCAgtatatacaatcacaaaattcgATGGCACTGAGTTCTGCTACGACTATAACTTCCCAAGATATACCTATGCAG ACTGGTGGAAATGGAAGTGGTGGACATATAGGTTATACAGGAGCTCATAGAGCTCCACAAATCTATCCAACACCGTCTCCTTATCATAATCCGCAACTTGCATTTTTACCTCCTAGTTTACAG GAACTGAAAACTCCATTATCTTTGAAATCGGTTAGTGCCATGACAAACAGGCTTGGGGATATGACATTAGGATCGCCTACTCCAATAAAGAATATGGAGACAAGTTTAACTCAGAACACTGATTCTGAACTACAAGTTGCTAAAATCAATGCTATGTTTCCAACTGTTTCTGAGACACATATTCGGCTTCTTTTGAAAaa GTACCTGAAGAATGTATTTCCAAAAGTGGAAGAAACTATGTTGCTTGATATTTTGGAGCAAAGTGATAATAATGTTCAAAAAGCTTCTGAAAAACTAATTGATTTGGGCTATGAAAAACGAAATCCTACAGCTCCTAGATCGCTGacaaaaagaaaagaggaagaacaa ATGAAAACTGTTCAAAATGCACCTACTCCTCCTCCGCGAATGAAAagtttagaagaaaaaaataaaa TCAAAGTACGTTTAATGGAAAAATATAAGTCAGTGCCAGAAAGAGTCATAATGCTTGCTATGGATAGCGTTGATTACGATGAAGAAAAAGCAATACATATATTAGACATTATGGTTACGGAAGAAGCAACTAGACCTTTATGTACAAGTAGTCAAAg caGTAGAAGTGATGAAAGGAAAGATAGTCCACCAATAACTGAAGCTGTAAAATTAACTGCATCACCAATTAAAAAAGTAGTTAAGGATGTAGAATCTGAAAAATCTAAGcgatctaaaaataaaatagaaataccaAA AGTTTCCCGAGGAACAAGTACTACAGAAGATAATGAATATAAATCTCCATATTTGACAAAACCTGTAGGACCAAATCCTGATTTACCAAAAGGAGCCAACAACGATTTACTTtt ACCTGATTATGCACCGTGGTCGGGACCAGATCCAAATTTATTGACGAAGGAAACATTtggtaaaataaaatcaaaaggCCGCGATACAAATTTGATTACTCCAAATCGTTGCATTGCTAAAGGCCCTAATCCAGAATTAAGAAAGGGTCCATTGAGAGGATTAACTCAAGGTTCTATATATTCTCAACGAAACATGTCTAATACTGAAAGTCGTGgtaaatga
- the LOC100875873 gene encoding uncharacterized protein LOC100875873 isoform X1: MAEESDRSQLPPGWECRYDIRSGRPYFINHFNRTTTWEDPRVRYWQYSQYIQSQNSMALSSATTITSQDIPMQTGGNGSGGHIGYTGAHRAPQIYPTPSPYHNPQLAFLPPSLQELKTPLSLKSVSAMTNRLGDMTLGSPTPIKNMETSLTQNTDSELQVAKINAMFPTVSETHIRLLLKKYHNRAALVVSALQVEKNPLCAPGPCTPVGVHSNYAIPRWRLPAHAIHAALTLSPPRGVRPAPHSPKMKLRYLKNVFPKVEETMLLDILEQSDNNVQKASEKLIDLGYEKRNPTAPRSLTKRKEEEQMKTVQNAPTPPPRMKSLEEKNKIKVRLMEKYKSVPERVIMLAMDSVDYDEEKAIHILDIMVTEEATRPLCTSSQSSRSDERKDSPPITEAVKLTASPIKKVVKDVESEKSKRSKNKIEIPKVSRGTSTTEDNEYKSPYLTKPVGPNPDLPKGANNDLLLPDYAPWSGPDPNLLTKETFGKIKSKGRDTNLITPNRCIAKGPNPELRKGPLRGLTQGSIYSQRNMSNTESRGK, translated from the exons ATGGCTGAGGAAAGTGACAGGAGTCAATTGCCACCCGGCTGGGAATGCAGATATGATATACGAAGTGGTCGTCC atattttataaatcattttaatCGTACAACAACATGGGAAGATCCGAGAGTAAGATATTGGCAGTATTCTCAgtatatacaatcacaaaattcgATGGCACTGAGTTCTGCTACGACTATAACTTCCCAAGATATACCTATGCAG ACTGGTGGAAATGGAAGTGGTGGACATATAGGTTATACAGGAGCTCATAGAGCTCCACAAATCTATCCAACACCGTCTCCTTATCATAATCCGCAACTTGCATTTTTACCTCCTAGTTTACAG GAACTGAAAACTCCATTATCTTTGAAATCGGTTAGTGCCATGACAAACAGGCTTGGGGATATGACATTAGGATCGCCTACTCCAATAAAGAATATGGAGACAAGTTTAACTCAGAACACTGATTCTGAACTACAAGTTGCTAAAATCAATGCTATGTTTCCAACTGTTTCTGAGACACATATTCGGCTTCTTTTGAAAaa ATACCATAACAGAGCAGCTTTGGTTGTCAGCGCTCTACAAGTGGAAAAGAATCCCCTTTGTGCTCCAGGACCGTGCACACCTGTGGGAGTTCATTCGAATTATGCGATTCCAAGATGGCGATTACCAGCGCATGCTATACATGCAGCTCTAACATTGAGTCCACCTCGTGGGGTCCGGCCAGCCCCACACTCCCCAAAAATGAAACTTAG GTACCTGAAGAATGTATTTCCAAAAGTGGAAGAAACTATGTTGCTTGATATTTTGGAGCAAAGTGATAATAATGTTCAAAAAGCTTCTGAAAAACTAATTGATTTGGGCTATGAAAAACGAAATCCTACAGCTCCTAGATCGCTGacaaaaagaaaagaggaagaacaa ATGAAAACTGTTCAAAATGCACCTACTCCTCCTCCGCGAATGAAAagtttagaagaaaaaaataaaa TCAAAGTACGTTTAATGGAAAAATATAAGTCAGTGCCAGAAAGAGTCATAATGCTTGCTATGGATAGCGTTGATTACGATGAAGAAAAAGCAATACATATATTAGACATTATGGTTACGGAAGAAGCAACTAGACCTTTATGTACAAGTAGTCAAAg caGTAGAAGTGATGAAAGGAAAGATAGTCCACCAATAACTGAAGCTGTAAAATTAACTGCATCACCAATTAAAAAAGTAGTTAAGGATGTAGAATCTGAAAAATCTAAGcgatctaaaaataaaatagaaataccaAA AGTTTCCCGAGGAACAAGTACTACAGAAGATAATGAATATAAATCTCCATATTTGACAAAACCTGTAGGACCAAATCCTGATTTACCAAAAGGAGCCAACAACGATTTACTTtt ACCTGATTATGCACCGTGGTCGGGACCAGATCCAAATTTATTGACGAAGGAAACATTtggtaaaataaaatcaaaaggCCGCGATACAAATTTGATTACTCCAAATCGTTGCATTGCTAAAGGCCCTAATCCAGAATTAAGAAAGGGTCCATTGAGAGGATTAACTCAAGGTTCTATATATTCTCAACGAAACATGTCTAATACTGAAAGTCGTGgtaaatga
- the LOC100875873 gene encoding uncharacterized protein LOC100875873 isoform X3: protein MAEESDRSQLPPGWECRYDIRSGRPYFINHFNRTTTWEDPRVRYWQYSQYIQSQNSMALSSATTITSQDIPMQTGGNGSGGHIGYTGAHRAPQIYPTPSPYHNPQLAFLPPSLQELKTPLSLKSVSAMTNRLGDMTLGSPTPIKNMETSLTQNTDSELQVAKINAMFPTVSETHIRLLLKKYHNRAALVVSALQVEKNPLCAPGPCTPVGVHSNYAIPRWRLPAHAIHAALTLSPPRGVRPAPHSPKMKLRYLKNVFPKVEETMLLDILEQSDNNVQKASEKLIDLGYEKRNPTAPRSLTKRKEEEQMKTVQNAPTPPPRMKSLEEKNKIKVRLMEKYKSVPERVIMLAMDSVDYDEEKAIHILDIMVTEEATRPLCTSSQSSRSDERKDSPPITEAVKLTASPIKKVVKDVESEKSKRSKNKIEIPKVSRGTSTTEDNEYKSPYLTKPVGPNPDLPKGANNDLLLIDIINIVILY, encoded by the exons ATGGCTGAGGAAAGTGACAGGAGTCAATTGCCACCCGGCTGGGAATGCAGATATGATATACGAAGTGGTCGTCC atattttataaatcattttaatCGTACAACAACATGGGAAGATCCGAGAGTAAGATATTGGCAGTATTCTCAgtatatacaatcacaaaattcgATGGCACTGAGTTCTGCTACGACTATAACTTCCCAAGATATACCTATGCAG ACTGGTGGAAATGGAAGTGGTGGACATATAGGTTATACAGGAGCTCATAGAGCTCCACAAATCTATCCAACACCGTCTCCTTATCATAATCCGCAACTTGCATTTTTACCTCCTAGTTTACAG GAACTGAAAACTCCATTATCTTTGAAATCGGTTAGTGCCATGACAAACAGGCTTGGGGATATGACATTAGGATCGCCTACTCCAATAAAGAATATGGAGACAAGTTTAACTCAGAACACTGATTCTGAACTACAAGTTGCTAAAATCAATGCTATGTTTCCAACTGTTTCTGAGACACATATTCGGCTTCTTTTGAAAaa ATACCATAACAGAGCAGCTTTGGTTGTCAGCGCTCTACAAGTGGAAAAGAATCCCCTTTGTGCTCCAGGACCGTGCACACCTGTGGGAGTTCATTCGAATTATGCGATTCCAAGATGGCGATTACCAGCGCATGCTATACATGCAGCTCTAACATTGAGTCCACCTCGTGGGGTCCGGCCAGCCCCACACTCCCCAAAAATGAAACTTAG GTACCTGAAGAATGTATTTCCAAAAGTGGAAGAAACTATGTTGCTTGATATTTTGGAGCAAAGTGATAATAATGTTCAAAAAGCTTCTGAAAAACTAATTGATTTGGGCTATGAAAAACGAAATCCTACAGCTCCTAGATCGCTGacaaaaagaaaagaggaagaacaa ATGAAAACTGTTCAAAATGCACCTACTCCTCCTCCGCGAATGAAAagtttagaagaaaaaaataaaa TCAAAGTACGTTTAATGGAAAAATATAAGTCAGTGCCAGAAAGAGTCATAATGCTTGCTATGGATAGCGTTGATTACGATGAAGAAAAAGCAATACATATATTAGACATTATGGTTACGGAAGAAGCAACTAGACCTTTATGTACAAGTAGTCAAAg caGTAGAAGTGATGAAAGGAAAGATAGTCCACCAATAACTGAAGCTGTAAAATTAACTGCATCACCAATTAAAAAAGTAGTTAAGGATGTAGAATCTGAAAAATCTAAGcgatctaaaaataaaatagaaataccaAA AGTTTCCCGAGGAACAAGTACTACAGAAGATAATGAATATAAATCTCCATATTTGACAAAACCTGTAGGACCAAATCCTGATTTACCAAAAGGAGCCAACAACGATTTACTTtt AATagatattatcaatatagtTATTTTGTACTAA
- the LOC100875873 gene encoding uncharacterized protein LOC100875873 isoform X2, which produces MAEESDRSQLPPGWECRYDIRSGRPYFINHFNRTTTWEDPRVRYWQYSQYIQSQNSMALSSATTITSQDIPMQELKTPLSLKSVSAMTNRLGDMTLGSPTPIKNMETSLTQNTDSELQVAKINAMFPTVSETHIRLLLKKYHNRAALVVSALQVEKNPLCAPGPCTPVGVHSNYAIPRWRLPAHAIHAALTLSPPRGVRPAPHSPKMKLRYLKNVFPKVEETMLLDILEQSDNNVQKASEKLIDLGYEKRNPTAPRSLTKRKEEEQMKTVQNAPTPPPRMKSLEEKNKIKVRLMEKYKSVPERVIMLAMDSVDYDEEKAIHILDIMVTEEATRPLCTSSQSSRSDERKDSPPITEAVKLTASPIKKVVKDVESEKSKRSKNKIEIPKVSRGTSTTEDNEYKSPYLTKPVGPNPDLPKGANNDLLLPDYAPWSGPDPNLLTKETFGKIKSKGRDTNLITPNRCIAKGPNPELRKGPLRGLTQGSIYSQRNMSNTESRGK; this is translated from the exons ATGGCTGAGGAAAGTGACAGGAGTCAATTGCCACCCGGCTGGGAATGCAGATATGATATACGAAGTGGTCGTCC atattttataaatcattttaatCGTACAACAACATGGGAAGATCCGAGAGTAAGATATTGGCAGTATTCTCAgtatatacaatcacaaaattcgATGGCACTGAGTTCTGCTACGACTATAACTTCCCAAGATATACCTATGCAG GAACTGAAAACTCCATTATCTTTGAAATCGGTTAGTGCCATGACAAACAGGCTTGGGGATATGACATTAGGATCGCCTACTCCAATAAAGAATATGGAGACAAGTTTAACTCAGAACACTGATTCTGAACTACAAGTTGCTAAAATCAATGCTATGTTTCCAACTGTTTCTGAGACACATATTCGGCTTCTTTTGAAAaa ATACCATAACAGAGCAGCTTTGGTTGTCAGCGCTCTACAAGTGGAAAAGAATCCCCTTTGTGCTCCAGGACCGTGCACACCTGTGGGAGTTCATTCGAATTATGCGATTCCAAGATGGCGATTACCAGCGCATGCTATACATGCAGCTCTAACATTGAGTCCACCTCGTGGGGTCCGGCCAGCCCCACACTCCCCAAAAATGAAACTTAG GTACCTGAAGAATGTATTTCCAAAAGTGGAAGAAACTATGTTGCTTGATATTTTGGAGCAAAGTGATAATAATGTTCAAAAAGCTTCTGAAAAACTAATTGATTTGGGCTATGAAAAACGAAATCCTACAGCTCCTAGATCGCTGacaaaaagaaaagaggaagaacaa ATGAAAACTGTTCAAAATGCACCTACTCCTCCTCCGCGAATGAAAagtttagaagaaaaaaataaaa TCAAAGTACGTTTAATGGAAAAATATAAGTCAGTGCCAGAAAGAGTCATAATGCTTGCTATGGATAGCGTTGATTACGATGAAGAAAAAGCAATACATATATTAGACATTATGGTTACGGAAGAAGCAACTAGACCTTTATGTACAAGTAGTCAAAg caGTAGAAGTGATGAAAGGAAAGATAGTCCACCAATAACTGAAGCTGTAAAATTAACTGCATCACCAATTAAAAAAGTAGTTAAGGATGTAGAATCTGAAAAATCTAAGcgatctaaaaataaaatagaaataccaAA AGTTTCCCGAGGAACAAGTACTACAGAAGATAATGAATATAAATCTCCATATTTGACAAAACCTGTAGGACCAAATCCTGATTTACCAAAAGGAGCCAACAACGATTTACTTtt ACCTGATTATGCACCGTGGTCGGGACCAGATCCAAATTTATTGACGAAGGAAACATTtggtaaaataaaatcaaaaggCCGCGATACAAATTTGATTACTCCAAATCGTTGCATTGCTAAAGGCCCTAATCCAGAATTAAGAAAGGGTCCATTGAGAGGATTAACTCAAGGTTCTATATATTCTCAACGAAACATGTCTAATACTGAAAGTCGTGgtaaatga
- the Trmt112 gene encoding tRNA methyltransferase subunit 11-2, producing the protein MKLLTHNMLTSKCLKGVTVGYPLGIVAKDIKVSEVDFNSEFIARIIPKLDWATLWKAAESIGHVGELPQTLIQDFETNEDFLKKVHHVLLEVEVINGDLLCPESGRKFPINDGIPNMLLNEDEL; encoded by the exons ATGAAGCTTCTAACACATAATATGTTGACTTCAAAGTGCTTAAAAGGTGTAACTGTTGGATACCCTTTAGGAATTGTA GCGAAAGATATTAAAGTGTCAGAAGTAGATTTTAATTCAGAATTTATTGCAAGGATAATTCCAAAACTTGATTGGGCTACGCTGTGGAAAGCTGCAGAAAGT ATAGGTCACGTTGGAGAGTTACCACAAACTTTGATTCAAGATTTTGAAACAAATGAAGATTTCCTAAAAAAAGTTCACCACGTATTACTGGAAGTAGAAGTTATTAATGGAGACTTACTATGTCCAGAATCTGGTAGAAAATTTCCCATTAATGATGGTATACCAAATATGCTCTTAAATGAAGatgaattgtaa